A genomic region of Pseudoxanthomonas suwonensis contains the following coding sequences:
- a CDS encoding sodium/sugar symporter, with protein sequence MKLATLDVVIVLVYLAGIFTLAQWVSREKAGHQKSATDYFLASKSLPWWAIGASLIAANISAEQIIGMSGSGYALGLAIASYEWMAAATLLIVGKFFLPIFLRNRIYTMPQFLEERYGTRIRTLMAVFWLGLYVFVNLTSILWLGSIAVTQVTGMDQTLALVLLGVFALAYQLYGGLKAVALTDIVQVTLLVMGGLLVTGITLSHIGDGSVAGGFSRLWAEHPGHFEMILSKDNPFYKDLPGISVLIGGMWIMNISYWGFNQYIIQRALAAKDLREAQKGVVFAAFLKLLMPLVVVVPGIAAVMLAPDLAKPDQAYPTMMSLLPGGILGLVFAALVAAIVASLASKINSVATIFTLDFYAKSRPQAEQARLVRVGRIAATVSVLLAILTARPLLGSFDQAFQYIQEYTGFFTPGIVVIFVLGLFWKRANEAGALAAAIGSFVLSIVLKLAWPSLPFIDRVGLVFLLALALAVGVSLATRPQRAGSDLIRTDDVDYSTSAGFNIAAFGVIAILAALYALFW encoded by the coding sequence ATGAAGCTGGCAACACTGGATGTGGTGATCGTGCTCGTCTACCTGGCGGGCATCTTCACCCTGGCGCAATGGGTCTCGCGCGAGAAGGCGGGGCACCAGAAGTCCGCCACCGACTACTTCCTGGCCAGCAAGTCGCTGCCGTGGTGGGCGATCGGCGCCTCGCTGATCGCGGCGAACATTTCGGCCGAGCAGATCATCGGCATGTCCGGTTCGGGCTACGCCCTCGGACTGGCGATCGCCTCCTACGAGTGGATGGCCGCGGCCACCCTGCTGATCGTCGGCAAGTTCTTCCTGCCGATCTTCCTGCGCAACCGCATCTACACGATGCCGCAGTTCCTGGAGGAGCGGTACGGCACCCGCATCCGCACGCTGATGGCCGTGTTCTGGCTGGGCCTGTACGTGTTCGTGAACCTGACCTCGATCCTGTGGCTGGGCTCGATCGCGGTGACCCAGGTCACCGGCATGGACCAGACCTTGGCGCTGGTGCTGCTGGGCGTGTTCGCCTTGGCCTACCAGCTGTACGGCGGCCTGAAGGCGGTGGCGCTGACCGACATCGTGCAGGTCACCCTGCTGGTGATGGGCGGCCTGCTGGTCACCGGGATCACCCTGAGCCACATCGGCGACGGCAGCGTCGCCGGCGGCTTCTCGCGCCTGTGGGCCGAGCACCCCGGCCACTTCGAGATGATCCTCAGCAAGGACAACCCGTTCTACAAGGACCTGCCGGGCATCAGCGTGCTGATCGGCGGCATGTGGATCATGAACATCAGCTACTGGGGCTTCAACCAGTACATCATCCAGCGCGCGCTGGCGGCCAAGGACCTGCGCGAGGCGCAGAAGGGCGTGGTGTTCGCCGCCTTCCTCAAGCTGCTGATGCCGCTGGTGGTGGTGGTGCCGGGCATCGCCGCGGTGATGCTGGCGCCGGACCTGGCCAAGCCCGACCAGGCCTATCCGACGATGATGTCGCTGCTGCCCGGCGGCATCCTCGGCCTGGTGTTCGCCGCGCTGGTGGCGGCGATCGTGGCCTCGCTGGCGTCCAAGATCAATTCGGTGGCCACCATCTTCACCCTGGACTTCTACGCCAAGTCGCGCCCGCAGGCCGAGCAGGCGCGGCTGGTGCGCGTGGGCCGCATCGCCGCGACGGTGTCGGTGCTGCTGGCGATCCTGACCGCGCGCCCGCTGCTGGGCAGCTTCGACCAGGCCTTCCAGTACATCCAGGAATACACCGGCTTCTTCACCCCGGGCATCGTGGTGATCTTCGTGCTGGGCCTGTTCTGGAAGCGCGCCAACGAGGCCGGCGCGCTGGCAGCGGCGATCGGCTCGTTCGTGCTGTCGATCGTGCTCAAGCTGGCCTGGCCGTCGCTGCCGTTCATCGACCGCGTCGGCCTGGTGTTCCTGCTGGCGCTGGCGCTGGCCGTGGGCGTGTCGCTGGCGACGCGGCCGCAGCGGGCCGGCAGCGACCTGATCCGTACCGACGACGTGGACTACTCCACCTCGGCCGGCTTCAACATCGCCGCGTTCGGCGTGATCGCGATCCTGGCCGCGCTGTACGCGCTGTTCTGGTGA
- a CDS encoding amidohydrolase: protein MSLAARSSASLLACALSFALVPPAQADAAQRPEVAAAAAQLQQQVVDWRRDFHQHPELSNREARTARVVAEELRRMGLEPKTGIAHHGVVAILKGGKPGPRIALRADMDALPVTERTGLPYASKATATYRGQTVGVMHACGHDAHTGILLGVAKALVAMRDELPGEVMFVFQPAEEGAPEGEEGGASLMLAQGLFADFKPEAVFGLHVFSSVPAGQIAVRGGPLMAASDSFSIKVVGRQTHGSRPWGGIDPIVAAADLVGTAQTIVSRRTDIARLPAVVTFGAVNGGIRYNIIPDDVELIGTIRTFDEAMRERIFADLRNVSEHVAAAHGAMVEAKVPDGDGNPATVNDPALTAKMRPSLQAVVGADNVYEPPLQMGAEDFSFYARQVPAMFFFVGATSPGIDPATAPGNHSPEFLLDETALDVGLRALLQVSLDYLHGTAG, encoded by the coding sequence ATGTCCCTGGCTGCCCGCTCGAGTGCTTCCCTGCTTGCCTGCGCCCTTTCGTTCGCCCTTGTCCCGCCGGCGCAAGCCGATGCTGCGCAGCGCCCCGAAGTGGCCGCGGCAGCCGCGCAGCTGCAGCAGCAGGTGGTCGACTGGCGCCGCGACTTCCACCAGCACCCGGAGTTGTCCAACCGCGAGGCGCGCACCGCCAGGGTGGTGGCGGAGGAACTGCGGCGCATGGGCCTGGAGCCGAAGACCGGCATCGCCCACCACGGCGTGGTCGCGATCCTCAAGGGCGGAAAGCCGGGACCGCGGATCGCCCTGCGCGCGGACATGGACGCGCTGCCGGTGACCGAACGCACCGGGCTGCCGTACGCGTCGAAGGCGACGGCGACCTACCGCGGCCAGACCGTCGGGGTGATGCACGCCTGCGGCCACGACGCCCACACCGGCATCCTGCTCGGCGTGGCCAAGGCGCTGGTGGCGATGCGCGACGAGTTGCCGGGCGAGGTCATGTTCGTGTTCCAGCCCGCGGAGGAAGGCGCGCCGGAGGGCGAGGAGGGCGGCGCCTCGCTGATGCTGGCGCAGGGCCTGTTCGCGGACTTCAAGCCCGAGGCCGTGTTCGGCCTGCACGTGTTCTCCTCGGTGCCGGCCGGGCAGATCGCGGTGCGCGGCGGCCCGCTGATGGCCGCGTCCGACAGCTTCAGCATCAAGGTGGTCGGCCGGCAGACGCACGGCTCGCGGCCGTGGGGCGGGATCGACCCGATCGTCGCCGCGGCCGACCTGGTCGGCACCGCGCAGACGATCGTCAGCCGCCGCACCGACATCGCCAGACTGCCGGCCGTAGTCACCTTCGGCGCGGTCAACGGCGGCATCCGCTACAACATCATTCCCGACGACGTGGAGCTGATCGGCACCATCCGCACCTTCGACGAAGCCATGCGCGAGCGGATATTCGCCGACCTGCGCAACGTGTCCGAGCACGTGGCCGCCGCGCACGGCGCCATGGTCGAGGCGAAAGTACCCGACGGCGACGGCAACCCGGCCACGGTCAACGACCCGGCGCTGACCGCGAAGATGCGGCCGAGCCTGCAGGCGGTGGTCGGTGCGGACAACGTGTACGAGCCGCCGCTGCAGATGGGCGCGGAGGACTTCTCCTTCTACGCGCGGCAGGTGCCGGCGATGTTCTTCTTCGTCGGCGCGACCTCGCCGGGCATCGACCCGGCCACCGCGCCGGGCAACCACTCGCCGGAGTTCCTGCTCGACGAGACCGCGCTGGACGTCGGCTTGCGCGCGCTGCTGCAGGTGTCGCTGGACTACCTGCACGGCACCGCCGGCTGA
- a CDS encoding type II toxin-antitoxin system RelE/ParE family toxin has protein sequence MDAARGNSRHALAVGAGRKWRDARIAIYSRTGIFMEQHRKRLYWEGSAKKDFKEFPIDVQKDMGVALFVVQLGGLPDSAKPWKGLGSGVHELVEDHRGDTFRAVYTVRLGDAVHVLHAFQKKSKSGAATPQPDVELIEKRLKAVLARHGAGRRTQ, from the coding sequence TTGGACGCCGCGCGCGGCAATTCCCGGCATGCCCTGGCGGTGGGAGCGGGCAGGAAGTGGCGGGACGCACGCATTGCCATTTATTCCCGAACAGGTATATTCATGGAGCAGCACCGGAAGCGGCTGTACTGGGAGGGCTCCGCGAAGAAGGATTTCAAGGAATTCCCCATCGATGTGCAGAAGGACATGGGCGTGGCGCTGTTCGTGGTCCAGCTGGGCGGCCTGCCGGATTCGGCCAAGCCATGGAAGGGGCTGGGTTCCGGCGTGCATGAACTGGTGGAGGACCACCGGGGCGATACCTTCCGGGCGGTCTATACCGTGCGGCTGGGCGATGCAGTCCACGTGCTGCACGCCTTCCAGAAGAAGTCCAAGTCCGGCGCCGCCACGCCACAGCCGGACGTGGAACTGATCGAGAAGCGGTTGAAAGCGGTGCTTGCCCGCCATGGCGCAGGCAGGAGGACGCAATGA
- a CDS encoding LacI family DNA-binding transcriptional regulator, translating to MRVRIEDVANQAGVSMKTVSRVLNNEPGVREVTRARVLETVAALNYRPDPSARSLAGNRSYLVALLYDNPSPNYLMEILTGVVEACESHHYGMVMQPVGYHSPDFLDAVDALVMASRLDGLILTPPLTDSAALLDRLDQRGIAFSCISPKHREGRIGVTLDEHEAVGELMAHLIALGHQRIAHVRGHPDHGASEWRMAGYRSALRRAGLRYDPALVVDGEFSFDSGLAAGRQLLALAERPTAIFAANDDMAAGVMRAASELGLRVPRDVSVCGFDNTPISQQIFPALTTVQQPTRDMGQVATVQLLNAIRDRSAGRMVRMPYALQLRQSTGPVPAG from the coding sequence ATGCGGGTCAGGATCGAGGACGTCGCCAACCAGGCCGGCGTATCCATGAAGACGGTGTCGCGCGTGCTCAACAACGAGCCGGGCGTGCGCGAAGTCACGCGCGCGCGCGTGCTGGAGACGGTGGCGGCGCTGAACTACCGTCCCGATCCGTCGGCGCGCAGCCTGGCCGGCAACCGCTCCTACCTGGTCGCGCTGCTGTACGACAACCCGTCGCCGAACTATCTGATGGAGATCCTGACCGGGGTGGTGGAGGCCTGCGAGAGCCACCACTACGGCATGGTGATGCAGCCGGTCGGCTACCACAGCCCCGACTTCCTCGACGCGGTCGATGCGCTGGTCATGGCCTCGCGCCTGGACGGGCTGATCCTGACCCCGCCGCTGACCGACAGCGCCGCGCTGCTGGACCGGCTGGACCAGCGCGGGATCGCGTTCTCCTGCATCTCGCCCAAGCACCGCGAGGGCCGCATCGGCGTGACCCTGGACGAGCACGAGGCGGTGGGCGAGCTGATGGCGCACCTGATCGCGCTCGGCCACCAGCGCATCGCCCACGTGCGCGGCCACCCCGACCACGGCGCCAGCGAATGGCGCATGGCCGGCTACCGCAGCGCACTGCGCCGCGCCGGCCTGCGCTACGACCCGGCGCTGGTGGTCGACGGCGAGTTCTCGTTCGATTCGGGCCTGGCCGCCGGGCGCCAGCTGCTCGCCCTGGCCGAGCGGCCGACCGCGATCTTCGCCGCCAACGACGACATGGCCGCCGGGGTGATGCGCGCGGCCAGCGAACTGGGCCTGCGCGTGCCGCGCGACGTGTCGGTGTGCGGCTTCGACAACACCCCGATCTCGCAGCAGATCTTCCCGGCGCTGACCACCGTGCAGCAGCCCACCCGCGACATGGGCCAGGTCGCCACCGTGCAGCTGCTCAACGCGATCCGCGACCGCAGCGCCGGGCGCATGGTGCGCATGCCCTACGCGCTGCAGCTGCGGCAGTCGACCGGGCCGGTGCCAGCGGGGTGA
- a CDS encoding helix-turn-helix domain-containing protein: protein MKRNSHPRGTDNVLLDLGFDDAEELSAKAALAFKLNELIAQRGLSQTEAAAITGMTQPKVSQVRRYKLQNISLERLMQALVSLDQRVEIVVQPARRARAAGISVAA, encoded by the coding sequence ATGAAACGCAATTCCCATCCCCGGGGTACCGACAACGTGCTGCTGGATCTCGGCTTCGACGATGCCGAGGAACTGTCGGCCAAGGCCGCGCTTGCGTTCAAGCTCAACGAACTGATCGCGCAGCGCGGTTTGAGCCAGACGGAAGCGGCGGCGATCACCGGCATGACCCAGCCCAAGGTGTCGCAGGTGCGCCGCTACAAGCTCCAGAACATCTCACTGGAGCGGTTGATGCAGGCGCTGGTGTCGCTGGACCAGCGCGTGGAGATCGTGGTGCAGCCGGCCCGGCGTGCGCGGGCGGCGGGGATCAGCGTGGCGGCCTGA
- a CDS encoding TSUP family transporter, with product MADLALQLLLLLFLAGLLAGFIDSIAGGGGMITLPAMLLAGIPPLQALGTNKLQSLFGSASASWSYARHGHVDLRGQLPMALAAAAGAVLGALLATVVPGAWLRAVLPFLLIGIALYFALKPDIGAVDRHRRMSPRAFGLTFVPAIGFYDGVFGPGTGSFLMLGFVGLAGFGLLKATAHTKFLNFGSNLGAFAVFAVTGSVLWKVGLLMGAGQFLGAQLGSRFAMRHGTRVIKPLLVTVSLLLALKLLADPAHPLRGWLGF from the coding sequence ATGGCCGATCTCGCCCTGCAGCTCCTGCTGCTGCTTTTCCTCGCCGGCCTGCTGGCCGGCTTCATCGATTCGATCGCCGGCGGCGGCGGCATGATCACCCTGCCGGCGATGCTGCTGGCCGGGATCCCGCCGCTGCAGGCGCTGGGGACCAACAAGCTGCAGTCGCTGTTCGGCTCGGCCTCGGCCAGCTGGTCCTACGCGCGTCACGGCCACGTGGACCTGCGCGGGCAACTGCCGATGGCGCTGGCCGCCGCGGCCGGCGCGGTGCTCGGCGCACTGCTGGCCACGGTGGTGCCGGGCGCGTGGCTGCGCGCCGTGCTGCCATTCCTGTTGATCGGCATCGCGCTGTACTTTGCGCTCAAGCCCGACATCGGCGCGGTCGACCGCCACCGGCGGATGAGCCCGCGCGCGTTCGGCCTGACCTTCGTGCCGGCGATCGGCTTCTACGACGGCGTGTTCGGCCCGGGCACCGGCTCGTTCCTGATGCTGGGCTTCGTCGGCCTGGCCGGCTTCGGCCTGCTCAAGGCCACCGCGCACACCAAGTTCCTCAACTTCGGCTCGAACCTGGGCGCGTTCGCGGTGTTCGCGGTGACCGGCTCGGTGCTGTGGAAGGTGGGCCTGCTGATGGGCGCCGGCCAGTTCCTCGGCGCGCAGCTGGGCTCGCGCTTCGCGATGCGGCACGGCACGCGGGTGATCAAGCCGCTGCTGGTGACCGTGTCGCTGCTGCTGGCGCTGAAGCTGCTGGCCGATCCAGCGCATCCGCTGCGCGGGTGGCTGGGATTCTGA
- a CDS encoding glycoside hydrolase family 3 protein, with amino-acid sequence MSIHAGARAPAVRIRHALAAALALAVLAACNRAPAPADAPATADPTATADGSIHPDAWPALAWPLAADPALEQRIDELLASMTLEEKVGQIIQGDIDSITPEDVRKYRLGSILAGGSSDPGGKYNAAPAEWLALADAFWEASMDTSGGGKAIPVIWGIDAMHGQSNVVGATLFPHNVGLGATRNPELLRRIGEITALETRATGMEWAFAPTVAVPQDVRWGRAYEGYSENPQVVAEFAVAMVEGLQGKVGAPDFLGDNRVMVSVKHFVGDGGTTGGRDQGDTQVSEAELRDVHTAGYKTAIEAGAQSVMASFNSFHGTKMHGHQPLLTDVLKGRMAFGGFIVGDWNGHGQIPGCSNDDCPATFVAGLDMAMAPDSWKGMYETTLAAAKNGTLPIERLDDAVRRILRVKFLMKLFDAPKPSQRALGGKFELLGAPEHRAVARQAVRESLVLLKNQGGVLPLRTDQRVLVAGDGADNMTKQTGGWTLSWQGTGTVRADFPNADTIWEGIARAVKAGGGQAELAVDGKYRNKPDVAVVVFGEEPYAEFQGDIPNLLFNPGNDSDLELIRRLKADGIPVVAVFITGRPLWMNREINAADAFVAAWLPGGEGAGVADVLLRKADGSVGHDFKGKLSFSWPRNALDAAVNQPGHDPLFAFGHGLTYADNGDLAPLPEDSGIEGLQAPAGVYFARGLLAPGLSLKLEDAQAQAVQVTTVPAALADNSLAVTAVDHERQEDARRFTWSGAQAASVAIASQPPQELTRETNGDLLLVLTLRPDAVPASGSVAASAGAGSPLPLRDALAALPAGQWTTLGIPLKCFAASGADVAGLDTVVRLHSDAATTLSISRVAIGAVSEARQILDCPTAN; translated from the coding sequence ATGAGCATCCATGCCGGCGCCCGTGCGCCTGCCGTCCGCATCCGCCACGCATTGGCCGCCGCACTGGCGCTGGCCGTGCTGGCCGCCTGCAACCGCGCCCCGGCACCGGCCGACGCGCCGGCCACCGCCGACCCGACGGCCACAGCCGACGGCAGCATCCACCCGGATGCCTGGCCGGCGCTGGCCTGGCCGCTGGCCGCCGATCCGGCGCTGGAGCAGCGTATCGACGAGCTGCTGGCGAGCATGACCCTGGAGGAGAAGGTCGGCCAGATCATCCAGGGCGACATCGACAGCATCACCCCGGAGGACGTGCGCAAGTACCGGCTCGGCTCGATCCTGGCCGGCGGCAGCTCCGACCCCGGCGGCAAGTACAACGCCGCCCCGGCCGAATGGCTGGCGCTGGCCGACGCGTTCTGGGAGGCGTCGATGGACACCTCCGGCGGCGGCAAGGCGATCCCGGTGATCTGGGGCATCGACGCGATGCATGGCCAGAGCAATGTCGTGGGCGCGACCCTGTTCCCGCACAACGTCGGCCTCGGCGCCACCCGCAACCCGGAACTGCTGCGCCGCATCGGCGAGATCACCGCGCTGGAGACCCGCGCCACCGGCATGGAGTGGGCATTCGCGCCGACCGTGGCGGTGCCGCAGGACGTGCGCTGGGGCCGCGCCTACGAGGGCTATTCGGAGAACCCGCAGGTGGTGGCCGAGTTCGCCGTGGCGATGGTCGAGGGCCTGCAGGGCAAGGTCGGCGCGCCGGACTTCCTCGGCGACAACCGGGTGATGGTGTCGGTCAAGCACTTCGTCGGCGACGGCGGCACCACCGGCGGCCGCGACCAGGGCGACACCCAGGTCAGCGAGGCCGAACTGCGCGACGTGCACACGGCCGGCTACAAGACCGCGATCGAGGCCGGCGCGCAGTCGGTGATGGCCTCGTTCAACAGCTTCCACGGCACCAAGATGCACGGCCACCAGCCGCTGCTGACCGACGTACTGAAGGGCCGCATGGCCTTCGGCGGCTTCATCGTCGGCGACTGGAACGGCCACGGCCAGATCCCCGGCTGCAGCAACGACGACTGCCCGGCCACCTTCGTCGCCGGCCTGGACATGGCGATGGCGCCGGACAGCTGGAAGGGCATGTACGAGACCACCCTGGCCGCGGCGAAGAACGGCACGTTGCCGATCGAGCGCCTGGACGATGCGGTGCGCCGGATCCTGCGGGTCAAGTTCCTGATGAAGCTGTTCGACGCGCCCAAGCCGTCGCAGCGCGCGCTCGGCGGCAAGTTCGAGTTGCTCGGCGCGCCCGAGCACCGTGCCGTCGCACGCCAGGCGGTGCGCGAATCGCTGGTCCTGCTCAAGAACCAGGGCGGCGTCCTGCCGCTGCGCACGGACCAGCGGGTGCTGGTCGCCGGCGACGGCGCAGACAACATGACCAAGCAGACCGGCGGCTGGACCCTGAGCTGGCAGGGCACCGGCACGGTCCGTGCCGACTTCCCCAACGCCGACACGATCTGGGAAGGCATCGCCCGCGCGGTCAAGGCCGGCGGTGGCCAGGCCGAGCTGGCGGTGGACGGCAAGTACCGGAACAAGCCGGACGTGGCCGTGGTGGTGTTCGGCGAAGAACCCTACGCCGAATTCCAGGGCGACATCCCCAACCTGCTGTTCAATCCCGGCAACGACAGCGACCTGGAACTGATCCGCAGGCTCAAGGCCGACGGCATCCCGGTGGTGGCGGTGTTCATCACCGGCCGGCCGCTGTGGATGAACCGCGAGATCAACGCCGCCGATGCCTTCGTCGCCGCCTGGCTGCCGGGCGGCGAAGGTGCCGGCGTGGCCGACGTGCTGCTGCGCAAGGCCGACGGCAGCGTCGGCCACGACTTCAAGGGCAAGCTCAGCTTCTCCTGGCCGCGCAACGCGCTCGACGCGGCGGTCAACCAGCCCGGCCACGACCCGCTGTTCGCCTTCGGCCATGGCCTCACCTACGCCGACAACGGCGACCTGGCGCCGCTGCCGGAAGATTCCGGCATCGAGGGCCTGCAGGCGCCGGCCGGCGTGTACTTCGCCCGCGGCCTGCTCGCCCCGGGCCTGAGCCTGAAGCTGGAGGACGCGCAGGCCCAGGCCGTGCAGGTCACCACCGTGCCGGCGGCGCTGGCCGACAACAGCCTGGCGGTGACCGCGGTCGACCACGAGCGACAGGAGGACGCGCGCCGCTTCACCTGGTCGGGCGCGCAGGCCGCCAGCGTGGCGATCGCGTCCCAGCCGCCGCAGGAGCTGACCCGCGAAACCAACGGCGACCTGCTGCTGGTGCTGACCCTGCGCCCGGACGCGGTCCCGGCCAGCGGTTCGGTCGCCGCCAGCGCCGGTGCCGGTTCGCCGCTGCCGCTGCGCGACGCGCTGGCCGCGCTGCCGGCCGGGCAGTGGACCACGCTGGGCATCCCGCTGAAGTGCTTTGCCGCCAGCGGTGCCGACGTGGCCGGGCTCGACACGGTGGTCAGGCTGCACAGCGATGCGGCGACCACACTGTCGATCTCCCGCGTGGCGATCGGCGCAGTGAGCGAGGCGCGGCAAATCCTCGACTGCCCCACCGCGAACTAG
- a CDS encoding ExeM/NucH family extracellular endonuclease, with product MRPISPLRPSLLLLALAVAGPAGAATLAIGQVQGSGPRSPLEGQAVSVAGTVSADFREGLGGLYIQDAGDGDPATSDGLFVQAADGFEFPAGLAAGARCRFHGRVAELEGRGGDSLTALRVDRIDRCRPGTPVPVQAIAALPDDWESLEGMAVRVDAPLTVTGTDAVQRFGELAVSFDGRQWQPSELARPGSAEHAALAARNARQRLLLDDGSAQRDPAQVAWLDGGEVPRTGSVVRGAEGIVDQRHGGWRLQLTAPPRIEAAERPEPPQVPGNVRVAAFNLENLFNGDGRGGGFPTARGARTPQALDAQLAKLVATIEALDPDVAALMELENDGYGEDSSIAALVRALDPDGGRWRFVNTGHGPGPDAIRVGLLYRADRLVARGKPAVLEGGPFGERSRVPLAQAFRRKGGGGEFVVVANHFKSKGCSEAEGADADQKDGQACWNALRLDSAQRLHAWLQSAPLGRGRERVILLGDFNAYGMEDPVRWLREEGGWADAFAAAGVADPDAAGPYSYVYQGLSGRLDHALLSPALVPHLRGAAEWHVNADEPGDAGYAGRNVPGPWRSSDHDPLLLGFDL from the coding sequence ATGCGCCCCATTTCGCCGCTGCGTCCGTCCCTCCTGCTGCTGGCCCTCGCCGTCGCCGGCCCGGCCGGCGCCGCCACCCTGGCGATCGGCCAGGTCCAGGGCAGCGGCCCGCGCAGCCCGCTCGAGGGCCAGGCGGTATCGGTGGCCGGCACGGTGAGCGCCGATTTCCGCGAGGGACTGGGCGGCCTCTACATCCAGGATGCCGGCGACGGCGACCCGGCCACCTCCGACGGCCTGTTCGTGCAGGCGGCCGACGGCTTCGAGTTTCCGGCCGGCCTGGCGGCCGGTGCGCGCTGCCGCTTCCACGGCCGCGTGGCCGAACTGGAAGGACGCGGCGGCGACAGCCTGACCGCGCTGCGGGTCGACCGCATCGACCGCTGCCGGCCGGGCACGCCGGTACCGGTGCAGGCGATCGCGGCGCTGCCGGACGACTGGGAGTCGCTGGAAGGCATGGCGGTGCGCGTGGACGCCCCGCTCACCGTCACCGGTACCGACGCGGTGCAGCGCTTCGGCGAGCTGGCGGTGTCGTTCGATGGCCGCCAGTGGCAGCCCAGCGAACTGGCGCGCCCGGGCTCGGCCGAACACGCCGCGCTGGCGGCGCGCAACGCGCGCCAGCGCCTGCTGCTGGACGACGGCAGCGCGCAGCGCGACCCGGCGCAGGTCGCCTGGCTCGACGGCGGCGAGGTGCCGCGCACGGGCAGCGTGGTGCGCGGCGCCGAAGGCATCGTCGACCAGCGCCACGGCGGCTGGCGGCTGCAGCTGACCGCGCCACCACGGATCGAGGCGGCGGAGCGACCGGAACCGCCGCAGGTGCCGGGCAATGTGCGCGTGGCCGCGTTCAACCTGGAGAACCTGTTCAACGGCGACGGTCGTGGCGGCGGCTTCCCGACCGCGCGCGGCGCGCGCACGCCGCAGGCGCTGGACGCGCAGCTGGCCAAGCTGGTGGCCACGATCGAGGCGCTGGACCCGGACGTGGCCGCGCTGATGGAGCTGGAGAACGACGGCTATGGCGAGGATTCCAGCATCGCCGCACTGGTGCGGGCGCTCGACCCCGACGGCGGCCGCTGGCGCTTCGTCAACACCGGCCACGGCCCCGGTCCGGACGCCATACGCGTCGGCCTGCTCTACCGCGCCGACCGCCTGGTCGCGCGCGGCAAGCCGGCGGTGCTCGAGGGCGGGCCGTTCGGCGAACGCAGCCGCGTGCCGCTGGCGCAGGCGTTCCGGCGCAAGGGCGGCGGCGGGGAGTTCGTGGTGGTCGCCAACCACTTCAAGTCCAAGGGCTGCAGCGAAGCCGAGGGCGCCGACGCCGACCAGAAGGACGGCCAGGCCTGCTGGAACGCGCTGCGCCTGGACTCGGCGCAGCGGCTGCACGCCTGGCTGCAGTCGGCGCCGCTGGGGCGCGGCCGCGAGCGGGTGATCCTGCTGGGCGATTTCAATGCCTACGGGATGGAGGATCCGGTGCGCTGGCTGCGCGAGGAGGGAGGCTGGGCCGATGCCTTCGCCGCCGCCGGAGTCGCGGACCCGGATGCAGCCGGTCCCTACAGCTACGTGTACCAGGGCCTCAGCGGCCGGCTCGACCACGCCCTGCTGAGCCCGGCGCTGGTGCCGCACCTGCGCGGCGCGGCCGAGTGGCACGTCAACGCCGACGAGCCCGGTGACGCCGGCTATGCCGGCCGCAACGTGCCCGGCCCGTGGCGCAGTTCGGACCACGATCCGCTGTTGCTGGGGTTCGATCTTTAG
- a CDS encoding c-type cytochrome, producing the protein MRNYDLEFLKRFSMIIGLLALVTLGLILLAIYLHRQLPPEISPTAARRTAERIHPVGAVYAGDTGAAAQAAAAAAAAAKAASQVAYGGTTDGAVIYQNLCGACHTTGVGQAPTLDRAQWNARIAQGTETMYRHAIEGFTGPDGGIMPPRGGNPSLTDEQVQVTVDWMLANLK; encoded by the coding sequence GTGCGTAACTACGACCTGGAATTCCTCAAGCGCTTCTCGATGATCATCGGCCTGCTGGCCCTGGTCACCCTGGGCCTGATCCTGCTGGCGATCTACCTGCACCGCCAGCTGCCGCCGGAAATCTCGCCCACGGCCGCCCGGCGCACGGCCGAGCGCATCCACCCGGTCGGCGCGGTCTATGCCGGCGACACCGGCGCCGCCGCCCAGGCCGCCGCGGCCGCCGCGGCCGCGGCCAAGGCCGCCTCGCAGGTCGCCTACGGCGGCACCACCGACGGCGCGGTCATCTACCAGAACCTGTGCGGCGCCTGCCACACCACCGGCGTGGGCCAGGCCCCGACCCTGGACCGCGCGCAGTGGAATGCGCGCATCGCGCAGGGCACCGAGACGATGTACCGGCATGCCATCGAGGGCTTCACCGGCCCGGACGGCGGGATCATGCCGCCGCGCGGCGGCAACCCCTCGCTGACCGACGAACAGGTCCAGGTCACGGTCGACTGGATGCTCGCCAACCTGAAGTAA